TTGATGGTGTTACGAGAGCGTCACCAGAGGGGACAGGTTATGGAAGCTAGCTCTGCAGAGCTCTTGATGGTGTTACGAGAGCGTCACCAGAGAGGACAGGTTATGGAAGCTAGCTCTGCAGAGCTCTTGATGGTGTTACGAGAGTCACCAGAGGGGACAGGTTATGGAAGCTAGCTCTGCAGAGCTCTTGATGGTGTTACGAGAGCGTCACCAGAGAGGACAGGTTATGGAAGCTAGCTCTGCAGAGCTCTTGATGGTGTTACGAGAGCGTCACCAGAGGGGACAGGTTATGGAAGCTAGCTCTGCAGAGCTCTTGATGGTGTTACGAGAGCGTCACCAGAGGGGACAGGTTATGGAAGCTAGCTCTGCAGAGCTCTTGATGGTGTTACGAGAGCGTCACCAGAGAGGACAGGTTATGGAAGCTAGCTCTGCAGAGCTCTTGATGGTGTTACGAGAGAGTCACCAGAGAGGACAGGTTATGGAAGCTAGCTCTGCAGAGCTCTTGATGGTGTTACGAGAGCGTCACCAGAGAGGACAGGTTATGGAAGCTAGCTCTGCAGAGCTCTTGATGGTGTTACGAGAGCGTCACCAGAGAGGACAGGTTATGGAAGCTAGCTCTGCAGAGCTCTTGATGGTGTTACGAGAGAGTCACCAGAGGGGACAGGTTATGGAAGCTAGCTCTGCAGAGCTCTTGATGGTGTTACGAGAGAGTCACCAGAGGGGACAGGTTATGGAAGCTAGCTCTGCAGAGCTCTTGATGGTGTTACGAGAGAGTCACCAGAGGGGACAGGTTATGGAAGTTAGCTCTGCAGAGCTCTTGATGGTG
This portion of the Pongo abelii isolate AG06213 chromosome 1, NHGRI_mPonAbe1-v2.0_pri, whole genome shotgun sequence genome encodes:
- the LOC129058167 gene encoding uncharacterized protein LOC129058167, whose protein sequence is MTIFLPLGVRRELLVLRERHQRGQVMEASSAELLMVLRERHQRGQVMEASSAELLMVLRECHQRGQVMEASSAELLMVLRERHQRGQVMEASSAELLMVLRERHQRGQVMEASSAELLMVLRERHQRGQVMEASSAELLMVLRERHQRGQVMEASSAELLMVLRERHQRGQVMEASSAELLMVLRERHQRGQVMEASSAELLMVLRESHQRGQVMEASSAELLMVLRERHQRGQVMEASSAELLMVLRERHQRGQVMEASSAELLMVLRESHQRGQVMEASSAELLMVLRESHQRGQVMEASSAELLMVLRESHQRGQVMEVSSAELLMVLRESHQRGQVMEVSSAELLMVLRESHQRGQVMEVSSAELLMVLRESHQRGQVMEASSAELLIAGVHRDYKLGNSRCFRKVLLEGRERTVFNERKQQKSTLSSFFIGKFKTGIYSMANGHYRC